A single Brucella intermedia LMG 3301 DNA region contains:
- the nusA gene encoding transcription termination factor NusA, translating to MAVSANRLELLQIADAVAREKSIDREIVLAAMADAIQKAARSRYGQESNIRADINAKSGEIKLQRLLEVVEHVEDYATQISLFTARDRNPDAQIGDFIADQLPPMDFGRIAAQSAKQVIVQKVREAERDRQYDEYKDRVGEIVNGTVKRVEYGNVIVDLGRGEAIVRRDELIPREAFRYGDRIRAYVYDVRREQRGPQIFLSRTHPSFMAKLFTMEVPEIYDGIIEIKSVARDPGSRAKIAVVSRDASIDPVGACVGMRGSRVQAVVGELQGEKIDIIPWSPDAASFIVNALQPAEVAKVVLDEDAERIEVVVPNDQLSLAIGRRGQNVRLASQLTGWDIDILTEDEESERRQKEFAERSTLFMEALDVDEMVGQVLASEGFASIEELAYVEPGEIASIDGFDDDTAGEIQERAREYLDRIESEQDNRRKELGVADELRELPGITTAMLVAVGEDGVKTIEDFAGYAVDDLVGWRERKDGETVAHSGIFSPFDVSRVDAEQMVLTARLKAGWITEEELASAQEEEAEAGEEEAAS from the coding sequence ATGGCAGTCAGTGCTAACAGGCTGGAGCTTTTGCAGATCGCCGATGCGGTCGCACGCGAGAAGTCGATCGACCGCGAGATCGTTCTTGCGGCCATGGCCGATGCGATCCAGAAGGCGGCGCGTTCGCGTTACGGCCAGGAAAGCAACATTCGCGCGGACATCAATGCGAAGTCCGGTGAGATCAAGCTGCAGCGCCTGCTCGAAGTCGTTGAACACGTCGAGGATTACGCGACGCAGATTTCACTCTTCACCGCCCGTGATCGCAACCCGGACGCACAGATTGGTGATTTCATCGCTGACCAGCTTCCGCCGATGGATTTCGGCCGTATCGCCGCGCAGTCGGCAAAGCAGGTCATCGTGCAGAAAGTGCGTGAAGCCGAGCGTGACCGCCAGTATGACGAATACAAGGACCGTGTCGGCGAAATCGTCAACGGTACTGTGAAGCGCGTCGAATACGGCAATGTGATCGTTGATCTGGGCCGTGGCGAAGCCATCGTGCGTCGTGACGAACTGATCCCGCGTGAAGCTTTCCGTTACGGCGATCGCATCCGCGCCTATGTCTACGACGTGCGTCGTGAACAGCGCGGTCCGCAGATTTTCCTGTCGCGTACCCATCCGTCCTTCATGGCGAAGCTTTTCACCATGGAAGTGCCGGAAATCTACGACGGCATCATCGAAATCAAGTCGGTTGCCCGTGATCCGGGTTCCCGTGCCAAGATCGCGGTCGTCTCGCGTGACGCTTCCATCGATCCGGTCGGCGCCTGCGTCGGTATGCGCGGTTCGCGCGTTCAGGCCGTTGTGGGCGAGCTGCAGGGCGAGAAGATCGACATCATTCCGTGGTCGCCGGATGCGGCTTCCTTCATCGTCAATGCGCTTCAGCCAGCTGAAGTTGCCAAGGTTGTTCTCGATGAAGATGCCGAACGTATTGAAGTTGTCGTCCCGAATGACCAACTATCACTTGCAATCGGTCGTCGTGGTCAGAACGTGCGTCTGGCTTCCCAGCTCACCGGCTGGGACATCGACATCCTGACGGAAGACGAAGAATCCGAACGTCGCCAGAAGGAATTCGCCGAACGTTCGACCCTGTTCATGGAAGCGCTCGACGTCGACGAGATGGTCGGTCAGGTTCTGGCTTCCGAGGGCTTTGCCTCGATCGAGGAACTGGCCTATGTCGAGCCGGGCGAAATCGCCTCCATCGATGGCTTCGACGACGATACGGCTGGCGAAATCCAGGAACGCGCCCGCGAATATCTGGATCGCATCGAAAGCGAACAGGATAATCGCCGCAAGGAACTGGGCGTCGCGGATGAACTGCGCGAACTGCCGGGCATCACCACGGCGATGCTGGTGGCTGTCGGCGAAGACGGCGTGAAGACGATCGAGGACTTTGCCGGTTATGCCGTTGATGATCTCGTTGGCTGGCGTGAACGCAAGGACGGCGAAACCGTCGCCCATAGCGGCATCTTCTCTCCGTTTGACGTTTCGCGCGTCGATGCGGAACAGATGGTGCTGACTGCGCGTTTGAAGGCAGGATGGATCACGGAAGAAGAACTGGCATCGGCTCAGGAAGAAGAAGCCGAAGCTGGCGAAGAGGAAGCAGCTTCTTAA
- the ybeY gene encoding rRNA maturation RNase YbeY, translating into MSNNAIHIDIMIEAGNWQEENALEGLVRKSVEAAWSNLGLKSAASELSVVFTDDASIQTLNAEWRGKDKPTNVLSFPAFPVKAGSQPGPMLGDIIIARETVEREALEEGKPLENHLVHLVVHGFLHLLGYDHETDAEAEVMEGREREILHALAIPDPYAVSD; encoded by the coding sequence GTGTCAAATAACGCGATCCATATCGATATCATGATCGAAGCCGGCAACTGGCAGGAAGAAAACGCCCTCGAAGGGCTTGTCAGAAAGTCCGTCGAGGCCGCCTGGTCCAACCTTGGACTGAAAAGCGCAGCAAGCGAACTCAGTGTCGTCTTCACGGATGATGCTTCGATCCAGACCCTGAATGCCGAATGGCGTGGCAAGGACAAACCGACCAATGTGCTGTCGTTTCCGGCATTTCCGGTCAAGGCCGGATCGCAGCCTGGACCGATGCTGGGCGACATCATCATTGCGCGGGAAACCGTCGAGCGAGAGGCTCTTGAAGAGGGAAAGCCGCTCGAAAACCACCTTGTACACCTTGTCGTGCATGGCTTTTTGCACCTTTTGGGTTACGATCACGAAACCGATGCGGAAGCGGAGGTAATGGAGGGCCGCGAGCGTGAAATCCTTCATGCTCTTGCCATCCCCGACCCTTATGCTGTATCCGATTGA
- the rimP gene encoding ribosome maturation factor RimP — protein MTEQEQAIEAAGADERIIRETGIDAKVAGIVEPVLNTLGFRLVRVRLSGLNGQTLQIMAERPDGTMTVDDCELVSRTVAPVLDVEDPINGKYHLEISSPGIDRPLVRKSDFADWAGHIAKVETSIVHEGRKKFRGRIVLGDAESVVIESDQISYGSEPVVRIPFDLISDARLVLTDDLIRDALRKDKALREGRIPGDDLGSDEADGQSDGAASDEAEDKE, from the coding sequence GTGACGGAACAGGAACAGGCAATTGAAGCCGCAGGCGCGGATGAGCGTATCATTCGCGAAACGGGCATCGATGCAAAAGTAGCAGGCATTGTGGAGCCGGTGCTCAATACGCTGGGTTTCCGCCTTGTGCGTGTGCGCCTTTCCGGCCTCAACGGCCAGACCTTGCAGATCATGGCCGAGCGTCCCGACGGCACGATGACGGTCGACGATTGCGAGCTGGTCAGCCGCACCGTTGCGCCGGTTCTCGACGTGGAAGATCCGATCAATGGAAAATACCATCTGGAGATCTCCTCTCCCGGTATCGACCGCCCGCTCGTCCGCAAGTCGGACTTCGCCGACTGGGCCGGTCACATTGCAAAGGTGGAAACTTCCATCGTTCATGAAGGCCGCAAGAAGTTCCGTGGCCGTATCGTTCTGGGCGATGCGGAATCCGTCGTGATCGAAAGCGACCAGATTTCTTATGGCAGCGAACCTGTCGTGCGCATTCCATTCGATCTGATCTCGGATGCGCGCCTCGTTCTGACCGATGACCTGATCCGCGATGCGCTGCGCAAGGACAAGGCCCTGCGCGAAGGCCGCATTCCGGGTGACGATCTCGGTAGCGATGAAGCGGACGGGCAGTCCGACGGAGCCGCATCGGACGAAGCCGAAGATAAAGAATAA
- the lnt gene encoding apolipoprotein N-acyltransferase produces MIERLAGKIILSSGWRRALAAFLSGAFATLTQPPFDIFVAGFISFPILVWLIDGAIANANAGPVRRLLPAAMVGWWFGFGYFVSGLWWIGTALLVDADQFAWALPLAVLGLPAFLALFYALAAMVARIFWSDGLGRIVALALGFALAEWLRLFLFTGFPWNAIGYAIMPTPLLMQSVAVLGLTGMSALAVFVFAAPALLIGGRFAKTGIAFALILVAAHIGFGAWTLSQAPALGEEKTSLAVRIVQPSIAQTMKWDNAERRSIFDKLVSLTAEAPAEGKPKPDVIIWPETAVPYILTSTPEALSRIGEVLQDGQVLLTGAVREEKASGGGEPRYYNSIYTIDDRGVIVDAADKVHLVPFGEYLPYENFLRRLGLQEVVEMPGGFTAGTTRRALNVKDGTSFLPLVCYEAIFPDELGYSGQAASAIINVTNDAWYGDTPGPYQHFRQAQVRAVEQGLPLIRAANNGLSAVVDAYGRITDGLAHDAVGVVDAYLPSTRAPFWSTPPGSRQSLVALLTLLAVSVALRLPIGRRFH; encoded by the coding sequence ATGATCGAAAGGCTGGCGGGGAAAATCATTCTGTCGAGCGGCTGGCGTCGTGCGCTGGCCGCTTTTCTGAGTGGTGCCTTCGCCACACTGACCCAGCCGCCCTTCGATATCTTTGTAGCGGGCTTCATCTCTTTTCCGATTCTCGTCTGGCTGATCGATGGCGCTATCGCCAATGCGAATGCCGGTCCGGTCAGGCGCCTGCTTCCCGCAGCAATGGTCGGCTGGTGGTTTGGTTTCGGTTATTTCGTTTCAGGGCTGTGGTGGATCGGCACGGCGCTGCTCGTCGATGCGGACCAGTTTGCCTGGGCCCTGCCGCTTGCGGTTCTGGGGCTGCCCGCGTTTCTGGCGCTTTTCTACGCGCTTGCGGCCATGGTCGCGCGTATCTTCTGGTCTGACGGCCTGGGGCGCATCGTTGCGCTTGCGTTGGGCTTTGCGCTGGCGGAGTGGCTGCGCCTCTTTCTGTTCACCGGTTTCCCGTGGAACGCCATCGGCTATGCCATCATGCCAACGCCGCTTCTGATGCAATCGGTCGCCGTGCTTGGCCTCACCGGGATGAGCGCCCTGGCAGTGTTTGTCTTTGCCGCACCAGCATTGCTGATCGGCGGGCGGTTTGCAAAGACGGGCATTGCATTTGCCCTGATACTCGTCGCTGCCCACATCGGCTTCGGTGCGTGGACGCTTTCACAAGCGCCCGCATTGGGCGAGGAAAAAACCTCGCTCGCGGTTCGTATCGTGCAGCCATCCATTGCCCAGACCATGAAGTGGGATAATGCCGAACGCCGGTCCATTTTCGACAAGCTGGTTTCCCTGACGGCGGAAGCACCCGCCGAAGGCAAGCCGAAGCCCGATGTGATCATATGGCCCGAAACGGCAGTTCCTTATATCCTCACCTCAACGCCCGAGGCTCTTTCCCGGATCGGCGAAGTTCTGCAGGACGGTCAGGTGCTGTTGACCGGTGCCGTTCGTGAAGAAAAGGCATCCGGTGGCGGCGAGCCGCGCTATTATAATTCCATTTACACGATCGATGACCGGGGCGTCATTGTCGATGCCGCCGACAAGGTGCATCTCGTCCCCTTCGGCGAATATCTGCCTTATGAGAATTTTCTTCGCAGGCTTGGGCTTCAGGAAGTGGTGGAAATGCCCGGCGGGTTTACCGCCGGCACCACGCGCCGGGCGCTGAACGTGAAAGATGGCACAAGCTTTCTGCCGCTGGTCTGCTATGAGGCGATTTTCCCGGACGAACTCGGCTATTCCGGACAGGCGGCAAGTGCCATCATCAATGTGACGAATGACGCGTGGTATGGCGATACGCCGGGACCATACCAGCATTTTCGGCAGGCCCAGGTGCGGGCCGTGGAGCAGGGGCTGCCCCTCATTCGCGCAGCCAATAATGGTCTTTCAGCGGTCGTGGATGCTTATGGTCGAATCACTGACGGCCTTGCGCATGATGCCGTCGGGGTCGTTGACGCTTACCTACCGTCAACTCGTGCACCATTTTGGAGCACGCCACCCGGCTCGCGACAATCTCTGGTAGCGCTGTTAACCTTACTCGCGGTGAGCGTGGCTCTCCGACTGCCAATCGGCAGGCGTTTTCATTGA
- the trmB gene encoding tRNA (guanine(46)-N(7))-methyltransferase TrmB, with product MTEESHPLRGAGNFFGRRHGKPLRSHQKNLFEDLLPRLKIDVENPAPQDLRPLFDAKVDAVRLEIGFGGGEHLHHETGRYLQTGFIGVEPFINGMAKMLAALDAESRQNLRLYDEDATAVLDWLPDASLTGIDLFYPDPWHKRRHWKRRFVSDANLDRFARVLKPGAKFRFASDIEHYVNWTLQHCRRHPAFDWQADGPSDWNDAYEGWPGTRYEAKAFREGRRAAYLTFIRR from the coding sequence ATGACCGAAGAATCTCATCCTCTGCGCGGTGCCGGAAATTTCTTCGGCCGTCGCCACGGCAAGCCTTTGCGGAGCCACCAGAAGAACCTGTTCGAGGATCTTCTGCCGCGCCTGAAGATCGATGTCGAAAATCCGGCACCGCAGGATTTGCGCCCGCTCTTTGACGCAAAGGTTGATGCCGTGCGCCTGGAGATTGGCTTCGGCGGCGGCGAGCATCTGCACCACGAAACCGGCCGCTATCTGCAGACAGGCTTCATCGGCGTCGAACCGTTCATCAACGGCATGGCCAAGATGCTGGCGGCACTGGATGCAGAGTCGCGGCAAAACCTGCGCCTCTATGACGAGGATGCGACGGCGGTATTGGACTGGCTGCCGGATGCTTCCCTGACGGGCATCGATCTTTTCTATCCCGATCCGTGGCACAAGCGCCGCCACTGGAAACGCCGTTTCGTGAGCGACGCCAATCTGGATCGCTTCGCTCGCGTGTTGAAGCCCGGCGCGAAATTCCGTTTTGCTTCGGATATCGAACATTACGTCAACTGGACGCTCCAGCATTGTCGCCGTCACCCGGCATTCGACTGGCAGGCGGACGGCCCGTCCGACTGGAATGATGCCTATGAAGGCTGGCCGGGCACGCGCTATGAAGCAAAGGCTTTTCGCGAGGGACGCCGCGCCGCCTATCTGACCTTTATCCGCCGTTGA
- the metK gene encoding methionine adenosyltransferase gives MSRSSYLFTSESVSEGHPDKVCDRISDEIVDMIYKEARRTGVDPWSVRVACETLATTNRVVIAGEVRVPDTFLKKNKDGTIAHDAAGHPLINPSRFRSAARKAIREIGYEQNGFNWKTVKIDVLLHPQSADIAQGVDNAADRQGEEGAGDQGIMFGYACRETPDLMPAPIYYSHKILEKLSEARHKGEGDAGKLGPDAKSQVTVRYENGKAAEVTQIVLSTQHLDASWDSKKVRSVVEPYIREALGDLPIAANCNWYINPTGKFVIGGPDGDAGLTGRKIIVDTYGGAAPHGGGAFSGKDTTKVDRSAAYAARYLAKNVVAAGLADRCTIQLSYAIGVAQPLSVYVDLHGTGKVAESAVEEALREVMDLSPTGIRKHLDLNKPIYAKTSSYGHFGRKPGRDGSFSWEKTDLTKALKAAVA, from the coding sequence GTGTCGCGCAGTTCTTATCTCTTCACCAGCGAATCTGTGTCCGAAGGCCATCCGGACAAGGTTTGCGACCGCATCTCCGATGAAATCGTGGACATGATCTACAAGGAAGCGCGCCGCACCGGCGTCGATCCGTGGTCTGTCCGTGTTGCCTGTGAAACGCTTGCGACCACCAATCGCGTGGTCATCGCCGGCGAAGTGCGCGTGCCGGATACTTTCCTGAAGAAGAATAAGGATGGCACCATCGCCCATGATGCTGCCGGGCATCCGCTCATCAATCCTTCGCGTTTCCGTTCGGCGGCCCGCAAGGCGATCCGCGAAATCGGTTACGAACAGAACGGTTTCAACTGGAAGACCGTGAAGATCGACGTGCTTCTGCATCCGCAATCCGCCGACATCGCGCAGGGCGTGGACAACGCCGCCGACCGTCAGGGCGAAGAAGGTGCGGGCGATCAGGGCATCATGTTCGGCTATGCCTGCCGCGAAACCCCCGATCTCATGCCGGCGCCGATCTATTATTCGCACAAGATTCTGGAAAAGCTGTCCGAAGCCCGCCACAAGGGTGAGGGCGACGCGGGCAAGCTCGGGCCTGACGCCAAGAGCCAGGTCACGGTGCGCTACGAGAACGGCAAGGCCGCCGAGGTTACGCAGATCGTTCTTTCCACGCAGCATCTGGATGCAAGCTGGGATTCGAAAAAGGTCCGTTCGGTTGTCGAACCCTATATCCGCGAAGCGCTCGGCGACCTTCCGATAGCCGCCAACTGCAACTGGTACATCAATCCGACCGGCAAGTTCGTCATTGGGGGACCGGACGGCGATGCCGGGCTGACCGGCCGCAAGATCATCGTGGACACTTACGGTGGTGCCGCTCCGCATGGCGGCGGTGCATTCTCCGGCAAGGACACGACCAAGGTTGACCGTTCCGCCGCTTATGCTGCCCGTTATCTCGCCAAGAACGTGGTTGCCGCCGGACTTGCCGACCGCTGCACGATCCAGCTTTCCTATGCCATCGGCGTTGCACAGCCGCTGTCGGTCTATGTCGACCTGCATGGCACCGGCAAGGTGGCCGAATCTGCGGTCGAGGAAGCGCTGCGTGAAGTCATGGACCTGTCGCCGACGGGCATCCGCAAGCATCTCGACCTTAACAAGCCGATCTATGCCAAGACCTCATCTTATGGTCATTTCGGTCGCAAGCCGGGCCGTGACGGTTCCTTCTCCTGGGAGAAGACGGACCTGACCAAGGCTCTGAAGGCTGCGGTGGCGTAA
- a CDS encoding RNA-binding protein produces MEQDMNDRTCIVTRESGSADVLIRFVAGPDGSVVPDLKRNLPGRGCWVKAERRLVDEAVKRKLFARALKEGVTPQADLGALVDQLLTKSALGSLALARKAGAVVSGSTKVDQAIRTGAAAMVLHAREAAADGVRKLDQARRAVVHLDGPEIPSFSLFTGEEMDLAFGGGNVIHAAVLEGKAAAGFVKRALILHRYRGESASDSE; encoded by the coding sequence GTGGAGCAGGATATGAATGACAGAACCTGTATCGTCACGCGCGAAAGCGGTTCTGCCGATGTTTTGATCCGGTTCGTGGCTGGTCCCGATGGTTCCGTCGTGCCGGATCTGAAACGAAATCTGCCGGGCAGGGGATGCTGGGTCAAGGCCGAGCGCCGTCTGGTGGATGAAGCGGTCAAGCGCAAGCTTTTTGCGCGGGCGCTGAAAGAAGGTGTAACGCCGCAGGCGGATCTTGGCGCGCTGGTTGACCAGCTGCTGACGAAATCTGCTCTCGGCAGTCTCGCTCTGGCCCGCAAGGCCGGTGCTGTGGTGTCGGGCTCCACCAAGGTGGACCAGGCGATCCGTACCGGGGCAGCCGCCATGGTGTTGCACGCAAGGGAAGCCGCTGCCGACGGCGTACGCAAGCTTGATCAGGCTCGCCGTGCCGTGGTGCATCTGGATGGTCCGGAAATCCCTTCTTTCTCTCTTTTTACGGGAGAAGAAATGGATTTGGCATTTGGGGGCGGAAATGTGATACATGCAGCCGTACTTGAAGGAAAGGCGGCAGCCGGGTTCGTAAAGCGGGCGCTTATATTGCATCGCTATCGCGGTGAAAGCGCATCGGACTCGGAGTAG
- a CDS encoding PhoH family protein, translated as MSATEKLKSAKPTNQTQKSPTTGASDMAHIVLTFDNNRLASALYGQFDENLARIEQKLGVDVRSKGNQLSIRGEPTATEQARRALDHLYATLQKGHELGPSDVDGALRMAIAADDQLTLPTMENKGKLSAAQISTRKKTIFARTPTQDAYMRALDRSELVFGIGPAGTGKTYLAVAHAAMLLERGLVERIILSRPAVEAGERLGFLPGDMKEKVDPYLRPLYDALYDMMPAEKVERAITAGVIEIAPLAFMRGRTLAHSAVILDEAQNTTSMQMKMFLTRLGEGSRMIVTGDPSQIDLPPGQKSGLVEALRVLDDVEGVIKVRFTEKDVVRHPLVAAIVGAYDRDGKQHARSE; from the coding sequence TTGAGCGCTACGGAAAAGCTGAAGTCTGCCAAGCCAACCAATCAAACGCAAAAAAGCCCGACGACCGGGGCCTCGGACATGGCCCATATCGTGCTCACCTTTGACAACAACCGTCTTGCCAGCGCGCTTTACGGTCAGTTCGATGAAAACCTTGCCCGTATCGAACAGAAGCTTGGCGTGGATGTCCGCTCCAAGGGGAACCAGCTGTCGATCCGGGGTGAGCCGACCGCGACCGAGCAGGCGCGGCGCGCGCTCGATCATCTTTATGCAACGCTGCAGAAGGGTCATGAGCTTGGACCATCCGATGTGGATGGCGCACTCCGCATGGCAATCGCTGCCGATGACCAGTTGACGCTGCCGACCATGGAAAACAAGGGCAAGCTTTCCGCAGCCCAGATTTCCACGCGCAAGAAGACGATCTTTGCCCGCACGCCGACGCAGGATGCCTATATGCGGGCACTCGACCGGTCGGAGTTGGTGTTCGGCATCGGACCGGCCGGTACCGGCAAGACCTATCTTGCCGTTGCTCATGCCGCCATGCTTCTCGAACGCGGTCTGGTGGAACGCATCATCCTGTCGCGTCCCGCTGTCGAGGCGGGGGAACGTCTGGGCTTCCTGCCGGGCGACATGAAGGAAAAGGTCGATCCTTATCTGCGCCCGCTTTACGATGCGCTCTACGACATGATGCCGGCGGAAAAGGTGGAACGTGCCATTACCGCGGGTGTGATCGAAATCGCGCCTCTTGCCTTCATGCGTGGGCGTACGCTGGCGCATTCTGCGGTTATTCTCGATGAGGCGCAGAACACGACCTCCATGCAGATGAAAATGTTCCTGACCCGCCTTGGCGAGGGTTCGCGCATGATCGTGACGGGCGATCCAAGCCAGATCGACCTTCCGCCGGGGCAGAAATCGGGCCTCGTGGAAGCACTTCGCGTGCTGGATGATGTCGAAGGCGTCATCAAGGTGCGCTTTACGGAGAAAGACGTTGTTCGCCATCCGCTGGTGGCAGCAATCGTCGGCGCTTACGACCGCGACGGCAAACAGCACGCGCGTTCGGAATGA
- a CDS encoding hemolysin family protein, translating into MADQTSHPPSAGENRSETQDAEGQSTQRSVVAEKRSLLSNIFPFMRSRQSSSLREDLADALSSTASEQDSAFSPEEKAMLHNILRLREIRVEDVMIPRADVEAVEISTPLWEVLELFEKSGHSRMPVYAETLDDPRGMIHIRDVLNYITKQARQKTTRRSSPRSKATAEDKAAKFDMGRIDLTKTIGELNLMRKVLFVPPSMMASGLMARMQATHIQMALVIDEYGGTDGLVSLEDIVEMVVGDIEDEHDDEEIMIAEEADGVFVVDARADLEELAAKIGPSFEVGEHGEDVDTVGGLIFSVLGRIPVRGEVVQAIPGYEFHVLEVDPRRVKKVRIVPLSAADRRRQQRAVVSAKPGEQPAQAETATDAPKEAG; encoded by the coding sequence ATGGCTGATCAAACATCGCACCCCCCGTCCGCTGGCGAAAATCGCAGCGAGACTCAAGACGCCGAAGGGCAAAGTACGCAGCGGTCCGTAGTGGCCGAAAAGCGTTCCCTGTTGTCGAATATTTTCCCGTTCATGCGCTCGCGCCAATCCTCTTCGCTGCGTGAAGATCTGGCCGATGCCCTTTCCAGCACGGCAAGCGAACAGGATTCAGCATTCTCGCCCGAAGAAAAGGCGATGCTGCACAATATCCTGCGCCTGCGCGAAATCCGCGTTGAAGACGTGATGATTCCGCGCGCCGACGTCGAGGCCGTGGAAATTTCCACGCCGCTCTGGGAAGTGCTGGAACTTTTCGAAAAATCCGGCCATTCGCGTATGCCGGTCTATGCCGAAACGCTGGACGACCCGCGCGGCATGATCCATATCCGCGATGTTCTCAACTACATCACCAAGCAGGCCCGTCAGAAGACCACGCGCCGCAGCAGCCCGCGCAGCAAGGCGACAGCCGAAGACAAGGCCGCCAAGTTCGACATGGGCCGCATCGATCTCACCAAGACGATCGGTGAACTCAATCTCATGCGCAAGGTCCTGTTCGTGCCGCCATCCATGATGGCGAGCGGATTGATGGCGCGCATGCAGGCGACTCATATCCAGATGGCTCTGGTCATCGACGAATATGGCGGCACCGATGGTCTGGTCTCGCTGGAAGACATCGTCGAAATGGTCGTCGGCGATATCGAAGACGAACATGACGACGAAGAAATCATGATCGCCGAAGAAGCCGACGGCGTGTTCGTCGTGGATGCACGCGCCGATCTGGAGGAACTGGCCGCAAAGATCGGCCCGTCTTTCGAAGTGGGCGAGCATGGCGAGGACGTCGATACGGTCGGCGGTCTGATCTTCTCCGTTCTCGGGCGTATTCCGGTTCGCGGCGAGGTCGTTCAGGCAATTCCGGGCTACGAATTCCACGTGCTGGAAGTCGATCCGCGCCGGGTAAAGAAAGTGCGTATCGTGCCGCTTTCCGCGGCTGACCGTCGCCGCCAGCAACGCGCTGTCGTATCCGCCAAGCCGGGAGAACAGCCCGCACAAGCCGAAACGGCAACCGACGCCCCCAAAGAGGCCGGATGA
- a CDS encoding helix-turn-helix domain-containing protein yields the protein MIENKKKPNPIDVHVGSRIRLRRNMLGLSQEKLGENLGITFQQIQKYEKGTNRVGASRLQAISAILNVPVSFFFEDAPGSSNQAGFAEDNEATYVVDFLNSNEGVQLTRAFTKISDPKVRRKIIDLVKSLAADAD from the coding sequence ATGATTGAGAATAAAAAGAAGCCCAACCCCATTGACGTGCATGTCGGCAGCCGCATCCGTCTTCGTCGTAACATGCTGGGCCTCAGTCAGGAAAAACTAGGCGAAAATCTCGGCATTACCTTTCAGCAGATCCAGAAATACGAGAAAGGCACCAACCGTGTCGGTGCAAGCCGCCTTCAGGCGATCTCGGCCATTCTGAATGTCCCGGTCTCCTTCTTTTTTGAAGACGCGCCGGGTTCCTCGAACCAGGCCGGTTTTGCAGAAGATAATGAAGCGACCTACGTTGTCGACTTCCTGAATTCCAATGAAGGCGTTCAGCTGACCCGTGCCTTCACGAAAATTTCAGATCCCAAAGTGCGCCGCAAGATCATCGATCTCGTGAAGTCGCTCGCTGCGGACGCTGACTGA